One Thermus sp. CCB_US3_UF1 DNA window includes the following coding sequences:
- a CDS encoding branched-chain amino acid ABC transporter permease, whose amino-acid sequence MVLLLLTQLLNSLAFAMLLFLLALGLSLIFGVARVVNLAHGAFYMLGAYLGMALSGALGSFWLALLLVPLGVGLLGVLVERFLLRGLHGRELEQVLLTIGLGFVIADLLRALFGAAIRSVPPPPELAGPLFLGPLLYPKYPLFVLALGLLLFLGVRLILAKTPFGIQVRAVTADPGMASALAIPPARVSLLTFGVGTALAGLGGVVGAPLIALAPGLDAQMTLFALIVVVIGGLGRIEGAFWGALLVGLVEGFGRLFLPQAAMFLIFGLMALVLALKPEGLLGRRAA is encoded by the coding sequence ATGGTCCTCCTCCTCCTGACCCAGCTTCTCAACAGCCTGGCCTTCGCCATGCTCCTCTTCCTCCTGGCCCTGGGGCTTTCCCTCATCTTCGGCGTGGCCCGGGTGGTGAACCTGGCCCACGGGGCCTTTTACATGCTGGGGGCCTACCTGGGGATGGCCCTGAGCGGGGCCTTGGGCAGCTTCTGGCTGGCCCTCCTCCTGGTGCCCCTGGGGGTGGGCCTCCTAGGGGTCTTGGTGGAGCGGTTTCTCCTCCGTGGCCTTCACGGCCGGGAGCTGGAGCAGGTGCTCCTCACCATCGGCCTGGGCTTCGTCATCGCCGACCTCCTGCGGGCCCTGTTCGGGGCGGCCATCCGCTCGGTACCCCCGCCCCCGGAGCTGGCGGGGCCCCTTTTCCTGGGCCCCCTGCTCTACCCCAAATACCCCCTTTTCGTCCTGGCCCTGGGCCTCCTGCTCTTCCTGGGGGTGCGGCTTATCCTGGCCAAAACCCCCTTTGGCATCCAGGTGCGGGCGGTGACCGCGGACCCGGGGATGGCCAGCGCCCTGGCCATCCCCCCGGCCCGGGTAAGCCTCCTCACCTTCGGGGTGGGCACGGCCCTGGCCGGGCTTGGCGGGGTGGTGGGCGCCCCCCTGATCGCCCTGGCCCCGGGTCTGGACGCCCAAATGACCCTGTTCGCCCTCATTGTGGTGGTCATCGGGGGGCTAGGGAGGATTGAGGGGGCCTTTTGGGGTGCCCTCCTGGTGGGCCTGGTAGAGGGGTTTGGCCGCCTCTTCCTCCCCCAGGCGGCCATGTTCCTGATCTTCGGCCTTATGGCCCTGGTCCTGGCCCTGAAGCCCGAGGGCCTTCTGGGTAGGAGGGCGGCATGA
- a CDS encoding ABC transporter substrate-binding protein yields MSKVNRRQVVKAGLGMLGLAASSRFSFGLAQRDEPIRIGVVLSYSGPYARLGQEITRGMELYLEKVGYQAGGRRIQLLKEDEEADPAVAVRKVRKLVEQDRVHLLSGIILSSSAYGIRDYVHERQIPLVVANAAANGITRERRSPYIFRTSISAWQQHYPMGPWVARNVGKKVFLLALDYAFGKEATAAFKEGFLAAGGEVVAEVYTPLGSTDYSAVISRIAAARPEAVHAVLSGSDAVIFMRQFVQFGLNRTVQLAVSGEVTDENVLEAIGDAAIGAKSGDHWVYTLNNSANREFIRAYRQKYGGVPNHFAVRGYDAMQFIVDALNVAQGDVSNKTRLLNAFKGAKIISPRGFVEIDPETNNATQHVYAREVARIDGVLTNRLIADLGIIRDPGK; encoded by the coding sequence ATGAGCAAGGTCAACCGCAGGCAGGTGGTCAAGGCTGGGCTAGGCATGCTGGGGCTGGCGGCTTCCTCCCGCTTTTCCTTTGGCTTGGCGCAACGGGATGAGCCCATCCGCATCGGGGTGGTCCTCTCCTACTCCGGCCCTTACGCCCGACTGGGGCAGGAGATCACCCGGGGAATGGAGCTCTACCTGGAGAAGGTAGGGTACCAGGCGGGCGGGCGGCGCATCCAGCTCCTGAAGGAGGACGAGGAGGCCGATCCCGCGGTGGCGGTACGCAAGGTGCGCAAGCTGGTGGAGCAGGACCGGGTCCATCTTCTTTCCGGCATCATCCTCTCCTCCTCCGCCTACGGCATCCGCGACTACGTCCACGAGCGGCAAATCCCCCTGGTGGTGGCCAACGCCGCCGCCAACGGCATCACCCGGGAGCGCCGGAGCCCCTACATCTTCCGCACCTCCATCAGCGCCTGGCAGCAGCACTACCCCATGGGGCCCTGGGTGGCCAGGAACGTGGGCAAAAAGGTTTTCCTCCTGGCCCTGGACTACGCCTTCGGCAAGGAAGCCACGGCGGCCTTCAAGGAAGGGTTCCTGGCCGCGGGGGGCGAGGTGGTGGCCGAGGTCTACACCCCCTTGGGCAGCACCGACTACAGCGCGGTCATCTCCCGCATCGCCGCCGCCCGGCCCGAGGCGGTGCACGCCGTGCTCTCCGGCAGCGATGCGGTGATCTTCATGCGCCAGTTCGTCCAGTTCGGCCTGAACCGCACGGTGCAGCTAGCGGTGAGCGGGGAGGTTACCGACGAAAACGTCCTGGAGGCCATCGGGGATGCGGCCATCGGGGCTAAGAGCGGGGACCACTGGGTCTACACCCTGAACAACTCCGCCAACCGGGAGTTCATCCGGGCCTACCGGCAGAAGTACGGGGGGGTGCCCAACCACTTCGCCGTCCGGGGCTACGACGCCATGCAGTTCATCGTGGACGCCCTCAACGTGGCCCAAGGGGACGTGAGCAACAAGACCCGGCTCCTCAACGCCTTCAAGGGGGCCAAGATCATCAGCCCTCGAGGCTTTGTGGAAATAGACCCGGAAACCAACAACGCCACCCAGCACGTCTACGCCCGGGAGGTGGCCAGGATTGACGGGGTTCTCACCAACCGCCTGATCGCCGACCTGGGGATCATCCGCGACCCCGGCAAGTAG
- a CDS encoding branched-chain amino acid ABC transporter permease: MMAWLPKIHLREGRAWAPYLLRAALLGAFFLPALFQGYALYLATEAALLGLAAVALSFLLGHGGIPSLGQAAFLGLGAYALGLALKAGLPLALALALAPLVAAAFALLTGLLLFRTHGIFVLMLTLAFGQMVYSVAHKWNALTGGDDGLSLSGVAVNPLALHLGALLALFLSVAGLRHLLVTPYGKALEALRQNEEKARSLGLAAFAFKLWAYVLAGALTGLAGAGLALHRTFVSPHDLFWLTSATLMVMVLLGGSRGLFGAAFGALLYTFVQAWVSSFTELWGLFVGTLLILTVLFAREGLWPLLERKLGGKHGSP; encoded by the coding sequence ATGATGGCCTGGCTTCCCAAAATTCACCTGCGCGAAGGAAGGGCCTGGGCTCCCTACCTCCTGCGGGCGGCTTTGCTGGGGGCGTTCTTTCTGCCCGCGCTCTTCCAGGGCTACGCCCTTTACCTGGCCACGGAGGCCGCCCTGCTGGGCCTGGCCGCCGTGGCCCTCAGCTTCCTCTTGGGCCACGGCGGCATCCCCTCCTTGGGCCAGGCGGCCTTCCTGGGCCTGGGGGCCTACGCCTTGGGCCTGGCCCTCAAGGCGGGCCTTCCCTTGGCCCTGGCCCTGGCCCTAGCCCCCTTGGTGGCCGCCGCCTTCGCCCTCCTCACGGGGCTTCTCCTCTTCCGCACCCACGGGATCTTCGTCCTGATGCTCACCCTAGCCTTTGGCCAGATGGTGTACTCCGTAGCCCATAAGTGGAACGCCCTTACCGGCGGGGACGATGGCCTAAGCCTCTCCGGGGTGGCCGTGAACCCCTTGGCCCTGCACCTGGGGGCCCTTCTGGCCCTTTTCCTGAGCGTGGCCGGGCTCCGCCACCTCCTCGTCACCCCTTACGGCAAGGCCCTCGAGGCCCTGCGACAAAACGAGGAAAAGGCCCGCTCCCTGGGCTTGGCCGCCTTTGCCTTCAAGCTCTGGGCCTACGTGCTGGCTGGGGCCCTCACGGGGCTGGCGGGGGCAGGGCTGGCCCTCCACCGCACCTTCGTCAGCCCCCACGACCTCTTCTGGCTCACCTCGGCCACCCTGATGGTCATGGTCCTCCTGGGGGGAAGCCGGGGCCTCTTTGGCGCCGCCTTTGGCGCCCTGCTCTACACCTTCGTCCAGGCCTGGGTGAGCTCCTTCACCGAGCTGTGGGGGCTTTTCGTGGGTACCCTTCTCATCTTGACCGTGCTCTTCGCCCGGGAAGGCCTCTGGCCCCTCCTGGAGCGCAAGCTGGGAGGCAAGCATGGAAGCCCTTAG
- a CDS encoding IclR family transcriptional regulator: MLGTVQKVGEVLELFTREHPEWGVSEVAKALGLPKSSAHALLATLSQIGLLKRSREGRYRLGWRILALSQVLLSTSSWRQEARRAMEELVARFGETTHLAVLECGRVVYVEKLEGTRAVRVVNTGVGVELPAHCSGVGKVLLAFRPWEEVERIVAERGMPAFTPNTITTLDELRTELQAVRERGYAYDIEEVVPELCCVAAPIRDHTGEVVAAMSLSVPFYRFQQLKEEYRKAILEATRTVSERLGYMGEEAWTRSRWRS; the protein is encoded by the coding sequence ATGCTAGGAACGGTGCAGAAGGTCGGCGAGGTTCTGGAGCTCTTCACCCGGGAGCACCCGGAGTGGGGGGTGAGCGAGGTGGCCAAGGCCCTGGGCCTTCCCAAGTCCAGCGCCCACGCCCTTTTGGCCACCCTGAGCCAGATCGGGCTCCTCAAGCGGAGCCGGGAGGGGCGTTACCGCCTCGGCTGGCGCATCCTGGCCCTTTCCCAGGTCCTTCTCTCCACCAGCTCCTGGCGGCAGGAGGCCAGGCGGGCTATGGAGGAGCTGGTGGCCCGCTTTGGGGAGACCACCCACCTGGCGGTGCTGGAGTGCGGGCGGGTGGTCTACGTGGAGAAGCTGGAGGGCACCCGGGCGGTGCGGGTGGTGAACACCGGGGTGGGGGTGGAGCTTCCCGCCCACTGCAGCGGGGTGGGGAAGGTCCTTTTGGCCTTCCGTCCCTGGGAGGAGGTGGAAAGGATCGTGGCCGAGCGGGGTATGCCCGCCTTCACCCCCAACACCATCACCACCCTGGATGAGCTCAGGACCGAGCTCCAGGCGGTGCGGGAGCGGGGGTACGCCTACGACATCGAGGAGGTGGTGCCCGAGCTCTGCTGCGTGGCCGCGCCCATCCGGGACCATACCGGGGAGGTGGTGGCCGCCATGAGCCTCTCCGTGCCCTTCTACCGCTTCCAGCAACTAAAGGAGGAGTACCGGAAGGCCATCCTCGAGGCCACCCGCACCGTTTCCGAGCGCCTGGGCTACATGGGGGAGGAGGCATGGACAAGGTCAAGGTGGCGGTCCTAG
- a CDS encoding catechol 2,3-dioxygenase, protein MEGFDVVQLAHAEIYTPNPEGTLWFFTELLGLEVTAREGQSVYLRAYEDWYHHSLKVTEAKEAGLGHIAWRTASPEALARRVKALEAAGLGEGWTEGDLGHGPAYRFRTPDGHRMELLFEVEYYQAPPEKRSKLKNRPSKRPLRGVPVRRLDHVNCLCAEVTPNRRFFEEVLGFRLREQKVRGEGEELGAWLSVSPLVHEIGLMRDATGSKGRFHHIAFWYGYPQHLMDLADLCMDYEVRIEAGPGKHGTTQAYFMYVFEPGGTRVELFGDTGYLIFDPTWKTVVWDVTNVNDLEKSTIWFGGQLPETFYTYGTPPVRERAGV, encoded by the coding sequence ATGGAAGGATTTGACGTGGTCCAGCTGGCACACGCGGAGATCTACACCCCCAACCCCGAAGGCACCCTATGGTTCTTCACCGAGCTCTTGGGCCTGGAGGTCACCGCCCGGGAAGGGCAGTCCGTCTACCTGCGGGCCTACGAGGACTGGTACCACCACTCCCTGAAGGTGACCGAGGCCAAGGAAGCGGGCCTGGGGCATATCGCCTGGCGCACCGCTTCCCCCGAGGCCCTGGCGCGAAGGGTGAAGGCCCTGGAGGCCGCGGGCCTGGGGGAGGGATGGACGGAAGGGGACCTGGGGCACGGCCCCGCCTACCGCTTCCGCACCCCGGACGGGCACCGCATGGAACTTCTCTTTGAGGTGGAGTACTACCAGGCCCCTCCGGAGAAGCGGAGCAAGCTGAAAAACCGCCCTTCCAAGCGCCCCTTGAGGGGGGTACCGGTGCGGCGGCTGGACCACGTGAACTGCCTCTGCGCCGAGGTGACCCCCAACCGGCGCTTCTTTGAAGAGGTTTTGGGCTTCAGGCTTCGGGAACAAAAGGTGCGGGGAGAAGGCGAAGAGCTTGGGGCCTGGCTTTCCGTGAGCCCCTTGGTGCACGAGATCGGCCTCATGCGGGACGCCACGGGCTCCAAAGGCCGCTTCCATCACATCGCCTTCTGGTACGGCTACCCCCAGCACCTGATGGACCTGGCCGACCTCTGCATGGACTACGAGGTCCGCATCGAGGCCGGTCCCGGCAAGCACGGCACCACCCAGGCCTACTTCATGTACGTCTTCGAGCCCGGGGGGACGCGGGTGGAACTCTTCGGGGACACCGGCTACCTCATCTTCGACCCCACCTGGAAGACGGTGGTCTGGGACGTAACCAACGTGAACGACCTGGAGAAGAGCACCATCTGGTTCGGGGGGCAGCTCCCGGAAACCTTCTACACCTACGGGACCCCTCCCGTGCGGGAGAGGGCGGGGGTGTGA
- a CDS encoding acetaldehyde dehydrogenase (acetylating) yields MDKVKVAVLGSGNIGTDLMYKLLKHPGHMELVAVVGIDPASEGLARARALGLEASHEGIAYILERPEIRIVFDATSAKAHVRHAKLLKEAGKIAIDLTPAARGPYVVPPVNLKAHLDKDNVNLITCGGQATIPLVYAVHRVAPVRYAEMVSTVASRSAGPGTRQNIDEFTFTTARGLEAIGGAGRGKAIIILNPADPPILMTNTVRVIPEAEEVDREAIVQSIRAMEAEVQAYVPGYRLKADPVFERLPTPWGERTVVSMLLEVEGAGDYLPKYAGNLDIMTASARRVGEVFAQHLLGKRPEEVVA; encoded by the coding sequence ATGGACAAGGTCAAGGTGGCGGTCCTAGGCTCCGGGAACATCGGCACGGACCTGATGTACAAGCTCCTCAAGCACCCGGGGCACATGGAGCTGGTGGCGGTGGTGGGGATAGACCCCGCCTCCGAGGGGTTGGCCCGGGCCCGGGCCCTGGGTCTAGAGGCCAGCCACGAGGGGATTGCCTACATCCTGGAAAGGCCGGAGATCCGCATCGTCTTTGACGCCACTAGCGCCAAGGCCCACGTGCGCCACGCCAAGCTCCTCAAGGAGGCGGGGAAGATCGCCATCGACCTCACCCCTGCGGCCCGGGGGCCCTACGTGGTCCCCCCGGTGAACCTGAAGGCCCACCTGGACAAGGACAACGTCAACCTCATCACCTGCGGCGGCCAGGCCACCATCCCCCTGGTCTACGCGGTGCACCGGGTGGCCCCGGTGCGCTACGCGGAGATGGTTTCTACGGTGGCCTCCCGTTCGGCGGGGCCCGGCACCCGGCAGAACATCGACGAGTTCACCTTTACCACCGCCCGGGGCCTGGAGGCCATCGGGGGGGCTGGGCGGGGGAAGGCCATCATCATCCTGAATCCGGCGGACCCGCCCATCCTCATGACCAACACCGTGCGGGTCATTCCCGAGGCGGAGGAGGTGGACCGGGAGGCCATCGTGCAAAGCATCCGGGCCATGGAGGCGGAGGTGCAGGCCTACGTGCCCGGCTACCGCCTGAAGGCCGACCCGGTCTTTGAGCGCCTGCCCACCCCCTGGGGGGAGCGGACGGTGGTTTCCATGCTCCTAGAGGTGGAAGGAGCGGGGGACTACCTGCCCAAGTACGCGGGGAATCTGGACATCATGACCGCCTCGGCCCGGAGGGTGGGGGAGGTCTTCGCCCAGCACCTTTTGGGCAAGCGGCCCGAGGAGGTGGTGGCGTGA
- a CDS encoding 2-hydroxymuconate tautomerase family protein: MVVLKVTLLEGRSLEKKRELVQRLTEMAARLLGEDPEEVRVILYEVPRAHWAVGGRLMADREGA, encoded by the coding sequence ATGGTGGTGCTCAAGGTGACCCTGCTGGAGGGCCGTTCCCTGGAAAAGAAGCGGGAGCTGGTCCAGAGGCTTACAGAGATGGCCGCCCGCCTCCTGGGGGAGGACCCGGAGGAGGTGCGGGTGATCCTCTACGAGGTACCCCGCGCTCACTGGGCGGTGGGGGGCCGGTTGATGGCGGACCGGGAGGGGGCATGA
- a CDS encoding carboxymuconolactone decarboxylase family protein, with translation MANLDLRMPEEELERLRDRYRELIGFVPPRIQARTDLLARLDPETLRLQEELRARLMYPSCFDVKTAQLMLFGMLLMDLSDAARLHAIAARRAGATYEELNAVVGLAFLFRGLPAANRGAEVIQEIRRMEEEGRL, from the coding sequence GTGGCCAACCTAGACCTGCGAATGCCCGAGGAAGAGCTGGAGCGTCTGCGCGACCGTTACCGGGAGCTCATCGGCTTCGTGCCCCCCAGGATCCAGGCCCGCACCGACCTCCTGGCGCGGCTGGATCCCGAAACCTTGCGCCTGCAGGAGGAGCTTAGAGCTAGGCTCATGTACCCCTCCTGTTTTGACGTGAAGACGGCCCAGCTCATGCTCTTCGGCATGCTCCTCATGGACCTTTCCGACGCAGCCCGGCTCCACGCCATCGCCGCCCGAAGGGCGGGGGCCACCTACGAGGAGCTCAACGCGGTGGTGGGGCTGGCCTTCCTTTTCCGAGGCCTGCCCGCCGCCAACCGCGGAGCGGAGGTGATCCAGGAGATCCGGCGCATGGAGGAGGAAGGGAGGCTTTAG
- a CDS encoding aromatic ring-hydroxylating dioxygenase subunit alpha has protein sequence MAKGKTATGAKEVPRALQELAQGLEEGLVPAGILNDPEVFAWEQERIFARSWIYLGHASEIPSPGDYVLRYILNNAFILVRGEDGRVRALLDMCRHRGMRVCRAEAGNASHFRCPFHGWTYRNDGTLVGVPAEREAFGEGFRKEEWGLLPIPRLEEVDGLLFGNLDPEAPSLEEWLGGAKWYLELVTKRSPEGLEVLGPPQRFVVPTDWKLALETFISDSYHTLMTHRSMIELGIAPRDAKYAMYGEQIHIPGKGHGAMVVGGPPGAKLPPFWGYPAEMMERAQASYPTREQWEVAKETRIFLLTLFPNFSLHNPIRKPDHLYPTPVPMLTFRVWHPLGPGRIEVISWGMVEKDAPEWFKEKARHSYLRFFGSSGTFEQDDTEIWSHVAQNAGSTLGRRLRFNYQMGRNVPQDPNWPGPGVAYPINFTDENLRNFYRRYLELMLG, from the coding sequence ATGGCCAAGGGCAAGACAGCAACGGGAGCCAAAGAGGTGCCCCGGGCCCTCCAGGAGTTGGCCCAGGGCCTCGAGGAGGGACTGGTACCCGCAGGGATCCTCAACGATCCCGAGGTGTTTGCCTGGGAACAGGAGCGGATCTTCGCCCGGTCCTGGATCTACCTGGGGCACGCCTCGGAGATCCCCAGCCCGGGGGATTACGTGCTCCGCTACATCCTCAACAACGCCTTCATCCTGGTGCGGGGCGAGGACGGGCGGGTGCGGGCCCTCCTGGACATGTGCCGCCACCGGGGGATGCGGGTCTGCCGGGCGGAGGCCGGCAACGCCAGCCACTTCCGCTGCCCCTTCCACGGCTGGACCTACCGCAACGACGGGACCCTGGTGGGGGTACCGGCGGAGCGGGAGGCCTTTGGGGAGGGGTTCCGTAAGGAAGAATGGGGTCTTCTGCCCATCCCCAGGCTGGAGGAGGTGGATGGCCTCCTCTTCGGCAACCTGGACCCGGAGGCCCCTTCCCTGGAGGAGTGGCTGGGAGGGGCCAAGTGGTACCTGGAGCTGGTCACCAAGCGGAGCCCGGAGGGCCTCGAGGTCCTGGGCCCCCCTCAGCGCTTCGTGGTGCCCACGGACTGGAAGCTGGCCCTGGAAACCTTCATCAGCGACAGCTACCACACCCTCATGACCCACCGCTCCATGATCGAGCTGGGGATCGCCCCCCGGGACGCCAAGTACGCCATGTACGGGGAGCAGATCCACATCCCCGGCAAAGGCCACGGGGCTATGGTGGTGGGCGGCCCCCCAGGGGCCAAGCTGCCCCCCTTCTGGGGTTACCCCGCGGAGATGATGGAACGGGCCCAGGCCTCCTATCCCACCCGGGAGCAGTGGGAGGTGGCCAAGGAAACCCGCATCTTCCTCCTCACCCTCTTCCCCAACTTCTCCCTGCACAACCCCATCCGTAAGCCCGACCACCTCTACCCCACCCCGGTCCCCATGCTCACCTTCCGCGTCTGGCACCCCTTGGGCCCGGGGCGGATCGAGGTGATCTCCTGGGGCATGGTGGAAAAGGACGCCCCTGAGTGGTTCAAGGAGAAGGCCCGCCACTCCTACCTGCGCTTCTTCGGCTCCTCGGGCACCTTTGAGCAGGATGACACCGAGATCTGGAGCCACGTGGCGCAAAACGCCGGCAGCACCCTGGGAAGGCGGCTTCGCTTCAACTACCAGATGGGGCGGAACGTACCCCAGGACCCCAACTGGCCGGGGCCCGGGGTGGCCTACCCCATCAACTTCACCGACGAGAACCTGCGCAACTTCTACCGCCGCTATCTGGAGCTCATGTTGGGCTAG
- the dmpG gene encoding 4-hydroxy-2-oxovalerate aldolase has protein sequence MSWDLAAAKPPVVVDTTLRDGSHAHRHQYTPEEARAIAQALDQAGVYAIEVSHGDGLGGSSLQYGFSRVDELELIRAVREGVRRAKVAALLLPGIGTRKELKEAVEAGIQVVRIATQCTEADISEQHFGMAKEMGLLAVGFLMMSHMRPPEFLAEQARLMEGYGADVVYVVDSAGAMLPQDAYARVKALKEALGRAQVGFHAHNNLGLAIGNTLAALAAGADWVDGTLRGYGAGAGNAATEVLAAVLDKAGLNPGLDVFKLLEAAEYVLGPILHFQPYPDRDSVAIGYAGVYSTFLLHAKRIGKELGVDPLAILLELGRRQAVAGQEDWILRVALELKEKESGALAD, from the coding sequence GTGAGCTGGGACCTGGCTGCGGCCAAGCCCCCGGTGGTGGTGGACACCACCCTCCGCGACGGCTCCCACGCCCACCGCCACCAGTACACCCCCGAGGAGGCCCGGGCCATCGCCCAGGCCCTGGACCAGGCCGGGGTGTACGCCATCGAGGTGTCCCACGGGGATGGGCTTGGGGGGAGCTCCTTGCAGTACGGCTTTTCCCGGGTGGACGAGCTGGAGCTCATCCGGGCGGTACGGGAGGGCGTGAGGCGGGCCAAGGTGGCGGCCCTTCTCCTGCCCGGTATCGGCACCCGCAAGGAGCTCAAGGAGGCGGTGGAGGCGGGGATCCAGGTGGTGCGCATCGCCACCCAGTGCACCGAGGCGGATATCTCCGAGCAGCACTTCGGCATGGCCAAGGAGATGGGTCTCCTGGCCGTGGGTTTCCTCATGATGAGCCACATGCGCCCCCCGGAGTTTCTGGCGGAGCAGGCCCGGCTGATGGAGGGTTACGGGGCGGATGTGGTCTACGTCGTGGACTCCGCCGGGGCCATGCTGCCCCAGGACGCTTACGCGCGGGTGAAGGCCTTGAAGGAGGCCTTGGGCCGGGCCCAGGTGGGCTTCCACGCCCACAACAACCTGGGCCTGGCCATAGGCAACACCCTGGCGGCCCTGGCCGCGGGGGCCGACTGGGTGGACGGCACCCTGCGGGGGTACGGGGCGGGGGCGGGGAACGCGGCCACGGAGGTCCTGGCGGCGGTGCTGGACAAGGCGGGGCTGAACCCGGGCCTGGATGTCTTCAAGCTCCTGGAGGCGGCGGAGTACGTGCTGGGCCCCATCCTGCACTTCCAGCCCTACCCGGACCGGGACTCCGTGGCCATCGGCTACGCCGGGGTCTACTCCACCTTCCTCCTCCACGCCAAGCGCATCGGCAAGGAGCTGGGGGTGGACCCCTTGGCCATCCTCCTGGAGCTGGGCCGCCGGCAGGCGGTGGCGGGCCAGGAGGACTGGATCCTCCGGGTGGCCCTAGAGCTGAAGGAGAAGGAGTCCGGGGCCCTGGCGGACTAG
- a CDS encoding ATP-binding cassette domain-containing protein produces MEALRVEKVSKAFGGLLALAGVQLSVAQGERRAVIGPNGAGKSTLFKVIAGEIRPSQGEVFLLGRKVTGQPLEQVARLGLGRTFQRSSVFPELKVWENVALARQAARGRGGDFRQALRREGEVNEVLEQVGLGLRAEDPAGSLSHGEKRQLEIAMALAQKPQVLLLDEPLAGLAGAERERIGQLIQGLDPSITVLLVEHDLEYALRFAHKVTVLHYGQVVAEGTPEAVREDPQVQEIYVGRGWETLPTPPDPGGEAVLVARGLSAGYGAMRVLNGVGLEVRQGEVVALLGRNGMGKTTLLSALMGLLPLQGGEVRLGKEAIGHLPAHRRAELGLALVPQGRRMFDGLNVEEELRLAAWGSQGSWTVERVLEVFPRLAERRKNPSRALSGGEQQMVAIARALLRNPRLVLMDEPTEGLSPLMVRQVAEVVRTLKAEGETVLLAEQNVQMALSVADRVYILEHGEIVWEGRAAEVSPGVLHRYLGV; encoded by the coding sequence ATGGAAGCCCTTAGGGTGGAAAAGGTCAGCAAGGCCTTCGGGGGCCTCCTGGCCCTGGCCGGCGTCCAGCTCAGCGTGGCCCAAGGGGAGAGGCGGGCGGTGATCGGACCCAACGGGGCGGGGAAAAGCACCCTCTTCAAGGTGATCGCCGGGGAGATCCGGCCCAGCCAGGGGGAGGTCTTCCTCCTGGGCCGCAAGGTCACGGGCCAACCCCTGGAGCAGGTGGCCCGCCTGGGCCTGGGGCGCACCTTCCAGCGCTCCAGCGTCTTCCCCGAGCTCAAGGTCTGGGAAAACGTGGCCTTGGCCCGCCAGGCCGCCCGGGGGCGAGGGGGGGATTTCCGCCAGGCCCTGCGCCGGGAAGGGGAGGTGAACGAGGTCCTGGAGCAGGTGGGCCTGGGCCTCCGGGCGGAAGACCCGGCAGGAAGCCTCTCCCACGGGGAAAAGCGCCAGCTGGAGATCGCCATGGCCCTGGCCCAAAAGCCCCAGGTCCTCCTCCTGGACGAACCCCTGGCGGGCCTGGCCGGGGCCGAGCGGGAGCGCATCGGCCAGCTCATCCAGGGGCTGGACCCCAGCATCACCGTTCTCCTGGTGGAGCACGACCTGGAATACGCCCTCCGCTTTGCCCACAAGGTTACGGTGCTCCACTACGGCCAGGTGGTGGCCGAAGGCACCCCGGAAGCCGTGCGGGAGGACCCCCAGGTGCAGGAGATCTACGTGGGCCGGGGCTGGGAAACCCTGCCCACCCCCCCGGATCCTGGCGGGGAGGCGGTGCTGGTGGCCCGGGGGCTATCCGCGGGCTATGGGGCCATGCGGGTGCTGAACGGGGTGGGCCTCGAGGTCCGCCAGGGGGAGGTGGTGGCCTTGTTGGGGCGGAACGGCATGGGCAAGACCACCCTTCTCTCTGCCCTCATGGGCCTCCTGCCCCTTCAGGGAGGGGAGGTGCGCCTGGGGAAGGAGGCCATCGGGCACCTTCCCGCCCACCGCCGGGCGGAGCTTGGCCTGGCCCTGGTGCCCCAGGGCCGGCGCATGTTTGACGGGCTCAACGTGGAGGAGGAGCTCCGCCTGGCGGCCTGGGGAAGCCAGGGGAGCTGGACCGTGGAGCGGGTCCTGGAGGTCTTCCCCCGGTTGGCCGAGCGGCGCAAAAACCCCTCCCGGGCCCTCTCCGGGGGGGAGCAGCAGATGGTGGCCATCGCCCGCGCCCTCTTGCGCAACCCCCGCCTGGTCCTCATGGACGAGCCCACCGAGGGCCTTTCCCCCCTGATGGTGCGGCAGGTGGCGGAGGTGGTGCGTACCCTAAAAGCGGAAGGGGAAACCGTCCTTCTGGCCGAGCAGAACGTGCAGATGGCCCTCTCCGTGGCCGACCGGGTCTACATCCTGGAACACGGGGAGATCGTGTGGGAAGGCCGAGCCGCAGAAGTCAGCCCAGGGGTCCTCCACCGGTACCTGGGCGTGTAG